AATGTCGTAATGATGCTGTATGTTTATGTGGCGttcaatgaagaagtgaTCCCAGAGAACACGTCAGAAAAGGGTAAGAAAAACGAGTGAGTGATTAAATACGTATTGTTAAGAATAAATAAAGCATATAAATAGAACCGCTTACACGTTAACtctcttcaactcttctctACCGGCCTTGGTATATAAATAATCGTTGTAATCTCTAGCGTTAGTCCAGACTTCCCACACAATGATGGCTGGAACGCCTACATAGAACACCTGAGCCTTGAATCTTCTGAATGTATTGAACACTGCTCTGTTGAGTGATCCCTTCAATGGACTTTGGGCAAAAGGAGAAACCGTGTATTGAGTGATGTACTTCTGTTTGGGGGAACCTAAATTGATGTTAGTAAACCTGTTTGAATTTGTAAACCTGTTTGAATTTAATGTAACCTTCATCTACTTACCTATGTGGCCCCACCATCCCGTATAATGAACAGCCATGACAAATAAATAACAATGCTGAGAGAAGTATCAAGTATGATTGATTAGACAAGCCTTATTTTTATTTAGGACCGAGATTATTTGGCTCAGCAGGTTCGCCGCTatcgaaaattttttttattcatTCGCCATATCATTGGCTACTTGGCGCGGGTACAAGTCACGTGAATATATCATTTCGAATAGAATCTATATGGGGTAGTTAGTTAATCGTAAGCGATGATCCCAGTGATTGCGTGGAAGTTCTGCTTCATATTGGCGAGATCGATGTTTCTACCAATCAAAACAAGTCTGCTGGTATCCAATCCCAATTCGGCTACCGGCTTAACTCCATCCAATATATCGTAGGTCTTTCTGACTCCTTGAATCACTTTATAATCGTCATCTCCGATGAAAATAAGTCCCTTTGTTCTATGAATTTCCATTACATCATCAGCGTCTGCAGCATCGCCTCCATCTTCCTTCCATAGAAcattttgaagataatgTTCAAATTTATCAAACTCCTCTTGGTCTTTCAGCTTAGGAAAGTTCAAAGTGATACTGGTCATAGAATGATCATGGTAATCCGTCGTATTCTTGATCAATTCCTCTATATTTTTGGTTTCGTATGCATGTAGTCCCAATATCTTGTCTAAATCTATATCCCCGTATTTGGTATCGTAGATAGGTGCCACGGAGTTGATTCCTTGAACCCGTTTCTTGATGCGCCCGACTCGTTTTGGATCATTCTCCACCTTATCAAACTTATTAAGTAAAATGGCATCTGCCAGAGCTATCTGCAAATGTGCAATAGTAAGTCCTTTACCTAGCTTTGCATGATGCTGCTGGATCTGTTCTTCCATATGATGGTCATTATGGGCATCATCAAGCCATTTTTCAATACCGTCAGAATCAAGAACGGTCACAACTCCATCAATGTAAACGTTGGATGATAGTGCATCGTCTAACCAAAACATTGTAGCAATAGGTGCCGGATCAGCAAGCCCAGTAGTCTCTAGCAAGATATGGTCAAACCCAGTCCTATTGGCTACTAATCTTTCAATAGCAGCTACTCCGTTGTTCTTAACAGAGCAACATAGACATCCATTTCCGAGGTCAAGCCATTCCTCTACTTTATCGTTGTCCTTGTCCCTTATAGTGAGTGACTTCTCTATTTCCACAGAATCACCGAATTCATTCAAAATAACGGCTAGCTTCTTATCTCCCCGAGCAGCTATCTTCTCTAGTAATGTGGATTTTCCAGATCCAAGATATCCCGTTAGTATAGTAACGGGAACCTTCTTGTCTACCTTCTCTTCCCTCAATCCTCTCCGCTTACTAGGCTGTTGAATCTTGGGCACTTCCTCAACGTATCTGatttcttcgtcttcatctGATATAAGTTCTGGTATCAGTTCTTTTTGACTCATATTGCATCCAGCCAAGCCAATAATGCAATCAAGTTCACCGGAGATCTCGGGTATCCAAATTATTACTTAAAAATTTGCACTTTTATCTCTGAAAAAATTCCCTCTTTAGGAAATTAAATCTGGGGTATGGGATTCACATATATATAGGTAGAAAGAAGTCCGGTGAATAGGACATAGAACAGGTTATCTGATGTCATTTGTCAACAGAGTTTGTATTAAAGGTGCCAAACCTCTCATTAGGTAAACTATTTGTTCACATTTAGTCAAAAGCTTAATATAGATGACGCACCTCATCGATGCCCGAAGATTTTCCGAGAACTTGATTCATTCTTGTTGTCATTGTTATAGTTATTTTTCCTGAggcatttttcttctactGGCTTAAatcttttttatttcccTGTATGGTCCGAGCTGCTCACTATTCTTCAATCCTAGGTGTGGTGTTGTCTGCCACCACCCTATTCTATCTATGCATTAGTCCTTACACTAAGGTTGAGGAATCTTTCAATCTACATGCTATTCACGACCTCATCTTTTATGGAGCTGATGAATTGGAAAAGTACGACCATAAAGAATTTCCTGGTGTCGTTAAGAGAACTTTTGTTGGCGCTGGAATGATTGGGGTGCCTCTTAGtgttcttccttcttctcttcttgaaaagcttGGGTCACTTGTCAGCCTATTGGCTCCTGCTGGCTTTTCCGAGGCGTATAAGATTACATGTTTGGATTACCAGTTCGGTGCTAGATTTATTATCGGGGCCTGCAACTGTCTTGCTTTGAATTATTTGAGAAAACAGCTTGCTGTCTCATGTAATCAACGGTCGAAGACCATTGGTATTTGGTTTGGGCTTTTGCTAGTATCTCAATTTCATTTACTTTACTACGGATCTAGGACACTACCTAACTTCATGGCTCTACCGTTGGTCAATTTGGCACTCGGTAGCTTCATTAACGGTGATATTCCCCCGCAGTTTGTCCCTTTTGTTTGCCACAGGTATTGTATTCCGCTTAGAGATAATTCTATTTGCCGGAATTCTTTCAGTGGTTACTTTATACATGAGGTTAATCACCCTCAAGTCATTGATTGTGAGCGCGATATTTGGAACTGTTTTGGGTGCCTTTGCCAGTTTCAAGGCAGACTCGTTCTTCTGGAATGAAGAGACGCTTCCAGAACTAGactctttcatcttcaatttggtAGAAGGTAAATCCAAAGACTGGGGAACTGAACCGTTATATGCATACTTTACCAAATATTTGCCGCACATTTTCATGATCCCGttgattccattgatgGCGCTTTACGGTTTCAACGATGATCTTGTCAATTATGGTGTTGGTACTGTCAAGACGGTTACTATCAGCTCAGTGCTGTTCATTTTTGTCATGTCTTTGCAACCACATAAAGAATGGAGATTTATAGTATATTCTCTTCCCGGTATCACAATTGCTGCTTCCAATGGTATTGTTAAAATCATGGAGAAGGCAAAATCTTATCGTTCGCTTTTCAAATTCGTCGTTATTGCCATCTGCTTGTGCAATTATCTTCTATCGTTGTTTGCTGGCTACGTTTCCAGCTTCAACTACCCTGGGGGGGAGGCACTAACCaacttgaatttgaagttgttcAGAGAGAATCAGGCTGGTACGTTAAGGCCGATAACCGTCCATATGGATGTGGCCACGTGCATGAGTGGAGCAACGCTATTCAACCGCATGGATGATTCAAAGTTCGAAATCACGTATGACAAGACGGAGAATTCGTTCAAATTGGACCAGTTGTGGAACACCTTTGACTACGTAATCACAGAAATTGATAACGAGAAAGAACTACTCGTTGAGAATGGCTGCCAGTGGGTCAAAATCGACGTTGTGGATAAGTTGTCGGGATTGGATAAGGCCAGCATAATAAGTCATGCAAAAAATCCATTAAAGACATTTAACGAGGTGAAGGCTGCATTTCACAACAGAAACACAGGATACTTGGTTAACTTCATACATCTTGAACCAGAAATCTTTGTATACGAGAAGATGTGTACAGTAGTATAGAACTTTATATGTTAACGATGAACCTGTATGCGTCTGTAGCGAGGACCCCTGATAGCATAGAGGATGTTTTTCCGAGTCTTAAGCGTAATGAATACAAGAAGAGCCATGAAAAGACCAAGAGGAACGAGAGCGTAGAATGCGAGATATTTTGGCTGCGTTTCGGCTCGTTGCTTTTCATAGAGTTTGTTCTTCTCGTCCTGAGTCATTTCATGGTTGACCACCTCGTCCAAAGTATCCTCACTAGAATCCTTAGTATCCTCACCAGTATCCTCACTAGTATCCTTACTAGTATTATCACTAGTATCCTCACTAGAATCCTTACTAGTATCCTCACTAGTATCCTCATCAGTATCCCCACTAGTATCCCCACTGGTATCCTCACTAGTATCCTCACTAGTATCCTGCTGTTCAACTACCGATTTAGTGGTGTCTTCTAAGCCATAttgcttttcctcctcAGTCAATTGCGTATCTAATTGTCCATCCTTGTACGTATAGACGTTAGATATTTTGACGACATCAAGCGGCATGTCGAATTTGTCGGTCTTTGTTGTTTCCACTGTCGTTAATGTGTCGAACCCATCCAATAATTGACCGAACACAACGTAATTGCCATCAAGCCACTTTGTCACCTTACCAGTAATATAAAACTGAGAAGAACCAGAATTGGGTCCAGAATTTGCCATTGCCAAACGACCTATCTTATCGTGCTTAAGCAAAAAATTCTCATCAGGCAGCGATCCCTTTTCCTTGCCGTAGATCGAATAGCCCCCTTCGCCGTCGATATCACCACCCTGGATCATGAAATCCTTAATAACCCTATGAAATAATGTATTTTTAAACTTTTGCGTCTTGGCAAGTAGATAGAAGTTTTCAGTAGTCTTAGGAACCACTTCACTAAAGAGGCCTAGAGTTAAATTGCCCAAGAATTTGTCATTTTGTTCCACTGTAAATATGACAATCCGATCAGTGGTAGGATCTTGATTGTCTTCTGCAAACGCAATCGCTGAAAGTGCAAGCACTATTTCACTCAACACCCTAAGAACTTTCATCTTGTCCTGCTGATTATTACGAGAAGCAAATATAGTGCAATCGAATTCaactaaaaaaaaagtgagaTACAAAAAAGATCAATACACTTGAAATAAAAAGCGACTGAAAACATTAAAATGGCAGAAACTGAGATTGGTGAAGTATTAAACTATTTTGGAAGTCCactcttttttctcctcgTCACTCAATTGTCTCCACAATGCAGCGATCCTCTTGGACTCTGCGGACAGTTGCTCAGCAGAAGTAACACTAGCCCTGTCAAAGTTTACCTTGACAAACTTGTTGTATCCAGAAAGCTTTGGAGGGTACTTGGCTTTCCAGTCGGCTATCTTCCTGTCGTATTCAACTTTGGCCTCATCTTTAAGGGCAGTGAACTTAGACTTAACATCCTCAGACTCTTGCCCCCATTTCTGAGCAATCTGCTTCATGGCTTCGGTAGGAACAGTATTGGTCTTTCCCCATTGAGTTCTCTGATCTTTGTAATATAAGGAAAAGGCACTCATTGGTCTGTGTGGTTTGTCAAGTTCCTTCTGggtctttttcttctttgtcttcttctgagaGTCTGCCTTGGCTGCCCCTAAAAGAGGCGACACTGTAACAAAAGAACGCGACGTAGTCAAAACGAGGGAGGATTGAATGATCCTGGCTGGAATTCTAAAAGTAAAATTCAGCATCGGACTATGAATTGGGTTtggtgaaagaagaaagagatatGATGTCAATAAACAGGCCAAGTGAAACAAAGTAATTGACACGCGATGTTGTTTGCCTGCCCCTTAATCGTCGCGTCGATTGGTTGGCCCGattattatttttttacCCGCCGTCTCCAGTCGGTCGCTCCCAgaaatctttttttttttatttcttttttttctcccacctatttttcatcatttgGGATTCCTCCTATCTATCATGATCTTCTTAACAATAGGTGTTTCCTTTCCGGTTAATGTCTTCACATGCTTTGTCGGAATCTGACGAAGAGACCGGCTCGTTTGGTAAATGGTCCAGTTCAGGCCATGCCAACGGTTCGCTTTTTAACAAATGTAAGGAATCACTTATTCACTTCTACAAGGAGTACATAATACGCAACATGGGTATTACATTGACGCTTATATCAcagttcttcaactctctTATGATTCTATTTTGCAAACTTTTACTTATGGATCCAGATTTTGATGAACCGATGCATCCGTTTCAAATCTTGTTTGTTCGTATGACCATGACTTACATCGGCTGCGCACTATACCTAGGACTCTACAAGAGAGATCCCGATTTCCCCTTGGGTCCTAAAGGCTTTCGAAAGCTTATGATGGGACGAGGAGTAGGTGGATGTATATCCGTTGCAGGACAGTACTTTGCCTTGCTTTATCTTACAATATCGGACACTATAGTAATCACTTTCCTTTCTCCTATCATTACCTCACTTATGGcatatttctttcttagaGAGAGATTTACACGGGCCGAAGCCGTTGGTGGAATGCTGGCATTTGTTGGTGTCATCTTTATTTCCCGGCCAAGCTTCCTTTTTGGTGACGTTGGTACTGATTCTATTACTGCCGGCACGGAAGCAGGAGTTACTAGTTCTGCTGAAGGAGATGGACGTTTATTAGAGACTAATAATCCAACGCTTAGACTGTTGGGTAGTTTTCTAGCATTATCAGCTACTTTTGGTACTGGTATTGCTATGTGTTGCATTAGAAAAATCGCTTTCCATGCCCACGCCTTGCTTACggtctctttctttgccCTAATTACCGTAATAGTTTCATTTTTCGGTATTATCTTAACTCCTGGACTTACATTCGAGATTCCTCGCAATACCAGACAGTGGGTACTATTGATTGCACTCGGTGTCGCAGGATTTATCATGCAATTTCTACTCACCGCAGGTATGCAGAGAGAAAAGGCCGCTAGAGCTATCGCTATGTCCTATTCGCAACTAATCTATGCTTCCTTTTTCGATCTCGTTATATTCAATCATTGGCCTTCAAAGTTAAGCTTTTTAGGTGAGATGATTATTACCGTGGCTGTTGTTGGTATAATATACTTCAAAGAGGAACCTACCTCTTCTCATGATCTCGAGGATCTCGAGGATCATGATTCCATTTCCTTGTCATCTTTAAGTATAGATGACGATGACTCTATTCACTGATTATCGCTTAGTCACGTGTATTTATTGGTTCACgggtttctttttggtcctcttttttttttggattTCTCCCCCTTTTTTTATGCATTGTTTTGCTGATCCGCTATAGAAATATACCTAAATTCTTTTTGATGCTCCGAATAGTCAACTTGCCCTTTTCCTGTAACTAATGAGGGGACCGCCTATTCTGGATAGGGTCAAGATGACTCTTGACTCAGTGGGTACAATTTCGATTCTTGCTGAGGATGTTCTCTGCGGGAATTACTCTGAGATACATAAGCCCTCTATATTTTCTAGGGCTCTTGTATGGAAACTGCTAGCGATGAGATTGAACAAGATCAACAAACAAGAAGGTCACGAAGAAATGGAGTTGAATTTGAGTAACTTAGCCAAACTAAGAAGAGATTATGATATTTTGGCTGCTGAATTCGATGTCCCCTGGCACGAATTGAGCCAACAGAGTGAGTACTATCAAGCACTCACCGCTATAGATGATGGCTTTGATATATCCGATGACTTGAGCAAAAAGCAGAAAATTTCCAGAATGAGAGTCATCCATGATCCTCTTTCCACTAGGAATACTGAAAACAGAATAGCGTCTCAGGAGACTGATCTACAAATGTTGGAGGCTATTATTGCCGACGTTGATAGATTGTTCCCGGAATTCCCTCGATACTTCATCCAGAATTTGCGCAACCGACAGCAACTTACCAAGGTCTTGTTTCTCTGGTGCAAGCTCAATGCCGTGTCTTATTTTCAAGGTTTACATGAGATATGTGGACTAATCTATGTTGTCTTCTATTCAGATTGCATTCCacgttcttcttccaaggCTTCTAAGTTACACACTAATAGATTGGACAAGCAGATATTGTCCCTAATGGATCTGCAATTCTTGTCCCATGACACGTTTAGTGTCTTCAATATTATGATGAAGCCCATCATGGCCAAATATTATTCTGAGAGTGCTCTACTTCAGGAAACCATTATGTTTGACTTGAAGTTGCACCAATCTGACAagtttctttatcatctcttcaaaaataaATTCCGGTTGGATAGCCGGATTTGGTTGATGAGATATTTCCGGTTACTACTTATCAGAGAGATTGGTCTGGTACAGTCTGTGCGTCTTTGGGATAGATTAATTGCATTCAGCTTTCTTGAGGATCCTTTCAAAGCAGATTTAGATATCactctgcttcttccttaCATTGTTCTTATTATGCTCTCTATTATCAAGAAGAGGCTCATCATCTCCGATTATGGTGATGCACTATATTTATTGTTGCATTATCCTGTGAAGAATGATGCGTGTATTCATCCTTCTG
The sequence above is a segment of the Brettanomyces nanus chromosome 4, complete sequence genome. Coding sequences within it:
- the QCR8 gene encoding ubiquinol--cytochrome-c reductase subunit 8; the encoded protein is MAVHYTGWWGHIGSPKQKYITQYTVSPFAQSPLKGSLNRAVFNTFRRFKAQVFYVGVPAIIVWEVWTNARDYNDYLYTKAGREELKRVNV
- a CDS encoding uncharacterized protein (EggNog:ENOG41) codes for the protein MSQKELIPELISDEDEEIRYVEEVPKIQQPSKRRGLREEKVDKKVPVTILTGYLGSGKSTLLEKIAARGDKKLAVILNEFGDSVEIEKSLTIRDKDNDKVEEWLDLGNGCLCCSVKNNGVAAIERLVANRTGFDHILLETTGLADPAPIATMFWLDDALSSNVYIDGVVTVLDSDGIEKWLDDAHNDHHMEEQIQQHHAKLGKGLTIAHLQIALADAILLNKFDKVENDPKRVGRIKKRVQGINSVAPIYDTKYGDIDLDKILGLHAYETKNIEELIKNTTDYHDHSMTSITLNFPKLKDQEEFDKFEHYLQNVLWKEDGGDAADADDVMEIHRTKGLIFIGDDDYKVIQGVRKTYDILDGVKPVAELGLDTSRLVLIGRNIDLANMKQNFHAITGIIAYD
- a CDS encoding uncharacterized protein (CAZy:GT22), whose protein sequence is MHYLLLITLKSLIVSAIFGTVLGAFASFKADSFFWNEETLPELDSFIFNLVEGKSKDWGTEPLYAYFTKYLPHIFMIPLIPLMALYGFNDDLVNYGVGTVKTVTISSVLFIFVMSLQPHKEWRFIVYSLPGITIAASNGIVKIMEKAKSYRSLFKFVVIAICLCNYLLSLFAGYVSSFNYPGGEALTNLNLKLFRENQAGTLRPITVHMDVATCMSGATLFNRMDDSKFEITYDKTENSFKLDQLWNTFDYVITEIDNEKELLVENGCQWVKIDVVDKLSGLDKASIISHAKNPLKTFNEVKAAFHNRNTGYLVNFIHLEPEIFVYEKMCTVV
- a CDS encoding uncharacterized protein (EggNog:ENOG41), translated to MSSHALSESDEETGSFGKWSSSGHANGSLFNKCKESLIHFYKEYIIRNMGITLTLISQFFNSLMILFCKLLLMDPDFDEPMHPFQILFVRMTMTYIGCALYLGLYKRDPDFPLGPKGFRKLMMGRGVGGCISVAGQYFALLYLTISDTIVITFLSPIITSLMAYFFLRERFTRAEAVGGMLAFVGVIFISRPSFLFGDVGTDSITAGTEAGVTSSAEGDGRLLETNNPTLRLLGSFLALSATFGTGIAMCCIRKIAFHAHALLTVSFFALITVIVSFFGIILTPGLTFEIPRNTRQWVLLIALGVAGFIMQFLLTAGMQREKAARAIAMSYSQLIYASFFDLVIFNHWPSKLSFLGEMIITVAVVGIIYFKEEPTSSHDLEDLEDHDSISLSSLSIDDDDSIH